The region GTTCCTCACGAAACGGAATTTTATCTAAATAAGCATAAGTTACTTCGTTTTCAGCTTTTACCCAGGCTCCGGTTTCGGCAGATTTATCATCTTCAAGCCAACGATAAGGGTCGCTTACTTTGGTGTCAAAATATACATCAACAGTTTCGCCTTTTTTGGTTTCGGGATATTTGATTTTGTTTTGTGCAAATGAAATTCCTGCAGTTGTAATTGCCATTAATAAAAATGTTTTTTTCATAGTTAGTTTTTATCTGTTGTAACAAAAATAGTACTTTTTGTGAGATTGTTATATCATTAACCGCAAAGTGCGCAAAGAGTTTACGCAAAGCACGCAAAATTAATCTCGCAAAGCCGCAGAAGCGAAAAGTTTTAAAATTTCTTTGCGACTTGGCGTCTTTGCGAGATCCTTTTAATCGTTATTTTATAAAATAAAACTTAGCGAACCTTGCGCAATACTTTACGCTCTTTGCGGTTAAATAAAATTTTATAAGTTGAAGTTAACTCCCAAAACGATATTTCTACCAATGTTTGGAATGCCGTCTGTTTTCAGTCTTGAAAGGTGTGCAATATATTTTTTGTCAAATAAATTGTTTCCGTTTAGGTTAATGTCAAAAGCCGTTTTTCCTAATTTAACAGTTCCTCCAAAACCTAAATTTACCAAAGTATAGCCTTTTGAAGCAGTTTCAAAACCACTTACATTATCCTGGCTAAAAGTTGAAGAAACATTTAGCGAAGCAAAACCTTCACTTAACCAATTTTTGATATTAAATTCAGTTCTAAGCGTATTATTCCAATTATTTGCAGGAATTAAAGGCAGATAATCGTCATTGTCCTTTTTTCCGGTAACCGTTTCAAAACTTGTTTCAAAATGCAACCAGTCTAAAGGATGCGGGTGAAAGTGCAGACCAACTTCACCACCGTACAATTGTGCATTATCCTGAACATAAGCAAAAACATCATTGTCTTCTAAAACTTCTCCAGTTGGCGAAGTGTAGATATAATTGTTTACATGATTGTAAAATCCGTTTACGAAGAATTCAAAGTGCGAATTTTTGTATTCTAAGTTTAAATCGGTCTGAACGTTTTGTTCTGTTTTCAGATTCGCATTTCCAATTTCGTATCTGTTAGTTCCTTCGTGAACACCGTTTGAAGTTAATTCAGCTAAGTTTGGCGCTCTAAATCCTGTAGCAACATTTAAACGAAGTGTCAACGGTTCAGCCAATTTTGTTTTATAGCCTAAAGAAGCATTAAAACTGTCAAAAGAACGATCCAAAGCCTGGAAATAACCTTCTTCACCTTCAGTTCCGTGAGCTATTGAATTGACGTTTCTATTGTCAAAACGCAATCCGGCTTGTAAAACACTGTTGTTCCATTCGTAGTTAGCTGTTCCAAATACACCAAAATCATTAGTTGTAGCATCCGGAATTAAATACTCTTCACCGGAATTTTTGTTGGTTTGATGCATTCCCTGAACACCAACAATTGTTTCAATTTTTCCGAGTTTAGGAAAATGATATTTTGCATTGTAATTGAAAGTATTCAGTTTCATGTGAAGAGAAGCTTCGTTGCTGTCTTCAAATTCGCTTCTGTCATTGGCAATATAACCCAAATCAACATCCAGTTTAGAGTTTTCAAAAAAGATAACATTGTTTAAACTCAATAAATGATTGAAAATTCCTTGTCTTGGAAATTGAGTGTCTTTGCTTGAAGATTGTTCTGCAATTCCGTCTTCCGGAATTCCAATATCCAGTTTGTTGTAATTGTATCTTAAAACACTAGAAAAAGTAGAGTTGCTGTATCCAATTCCGGTTTTAAAATCGGTTTCGTTATAACGTGAATTCGTTACGCGATCTCCGTCAGCAATTTTGTAATCAGAATGCGTATTGTAACTTCCGCGAGCTAAGAATTTCCAGTTGTCTGTCGATGTTTTTAATCCGATTGAAGAATTGCTTCCTTGTGTATTGGTAAAATATTTTTGACTGAAATTTGCTTTAAAATCGCCTGCATCAGCAAATTTTTCAGGATTAAAGTATAAAACTCCACCTAAAGCATCGGAACCGTATAATAAAGAAGCTGGCCCTTTAATCACTTCAACACTTTCGATTCCGGCATCGTTTAAACCTAAACCATGTTCGTCTCCAAATTGCTGATTTTCGATACGAACACCTTGAGAATATACTAAAACACGGTTACCGCTCAATCCACGAATTACAGGTTTTCCAATAGAAGTTCCAGTCGAAATCTGTGAAACTCCGGGAATTGTAGCCAGACCTTCAATTAAAGTTGAGGTTCCTTTTTGCTGTAATGTTTTGATACTTTCGTGCTCGATTTTCATTACATTTTGTGATTGCAATTTATTGAATGGAGTAGAAACCACTACTTCATCCATTTCTAAGATAGATTCTTCAAGTGTAATGTCTAAAGTATTCTGTTTTAGTAATTTTACGATAGTTTTATTCTGATTAGCGTAGCCAACATAAGTAAAAGCAAGTCTAAGACTTCCGTTTGGAAGATTGTTTAATTCATATTTCCCGTTTGCATCTGTAGTTGTTCCTTTGTGAATTTCAGGTGCATATACAGAAACGCCAGGTAATGGATTATTTTGATTATCGGTTACAGTACCAGAAACCGAATTTTGAGCAGATAGAATGCCCGAGAACCCTAAAATAAGGGCAATTATAAATTTTTTCATTTGAAAATGATGCTATAGTTAAATTGATTTTTTTCTTTCGAATGAAAAACCAAAGCAAACAGTAAAGCATTCTGATCCCGATTATAGAAACAGGATTAGAAAACTCATTGCTGCATGAATTTAAATTAAAAGAAATTTGATTTTTTCTAAAATAGAAAACTTAAGAAACTATAGTAGCAGGGGGTCCGCGCAATAAATAAGCGCTTTTTGGAATAGAAAAAATCTTTTCTGACAGCGGAAAGAAATAAGGAATATCGCTGTTGAAATAGTAAAACTGAAAAGAGAAATTTTGCGGAACAATAAACGATTCAAAAGCAAAATGGCAAACAAAACAAACGTCATAATCATGATGCTGATGCGTTATTTCGCCATTAGGATCATTGTAATTATGATGACACTGCTTTTCTGAAAGCTGTTTTACAATATGCTCATAACTGTGTATGGACTGAAACAATATCGAGAACAATATTGTGACAGCAAACGAAAGACTTAATATGAGCTGTTTTTTCTTCATTTCCTGCAAAGGTATAAAACATAAAAAGAAAATTCATTTATTTTTTACCGTTTTCAGCTGATTTATTGAAAAATATGCAACGATTATTTTTATTAGCAATTAAAATAAGAATATTTGTATTTCTTATCGTTGCTAAAAAAAGCATTATAGTATATTTGTATATAAAATAAATAAGCTCCCAAAAGCGTTTGTTTAAATAACTTCCTTATAAAACCAAATTTACGATATGCGAATTATTTTTAGCTGCCTGTTTTTACTCACTTTTTTCAGCTCTTTTGCACAAGAAGAGGTTAAACCTGAAGTAAAACCGGTAATAAAAATAGATTCTTTGTATCGGGAAGATCAGTTTTATTTTTCGGTTACTTATAATATGTTTACCGATATTCCAATTGACTTTAAACAGAATAAATTTTCTTTGGGTCTTTCCGGAGGTTTTCTTCGTGATATGCCGGTTAATAAATCCAGAACAGTTGCAATTGCAGCCGGATTGGGATTAAGTTATCAAAATTATAATCAGAATTTAACGATTTCAAGAGATGGGCAAGGAGCAATTATATACGGAGTAAATAACTCCAGTGAATTTGTTTCAAACCGTTACAGACAATATTCCATAGATCTTCCAATAGAATTCAGATGGCGAAATTCAACCTACGAAAGCACTAAATTCTGGCGTATTTATGGTGGTGTAAAATTGAGTTATATTTTTTCGAGCACCTCTCTTTTAGATGATGGTGAAAACAATTATAAAATTAATAATAACAAGGATATCAATAAGTTTCAGTATGGCCCTTATTTGGCTGCAGGATATAATACTTGGAACGTATATCTTTATTATGGTTTAAGTCCGTTGTTTAATTCTGCGACCACTTTGTCTGGAGAAAAAATCAACATGAAAACTTTAAATGCAGGATTGATTTTTTATATTTTATAGCCACAAATATAAAAACAAAAGCTGAGGCATTATCCCGACAAACAAACCAATCAATATTTCTCTGGAAGTATGCGCATTCATTTCTAAGCGTGATGAAGCCACAATTCCCGATAACAAAATCAGTAAAGCCGGCCAGTACGGATTATGCATTTGAAGATGAATGTTTAAACCAATCACAAAAATGGCAAAACCGCAGATGGCAACCATATGTAAACTCGCTTTTATTTTAAAAAGAGCAAAAACCAAAGCCAGAATTGCACTAAACAAAGCTCCCAGAAAAAAGAAATGAAGTTCCGGATAACGGGTAATTACAATACTTCTTTTTACCAGTAAAATATACAAAAAACACTGTAAAATTAACGGAATAGTACGCTCTGAAGTCTGACTCAGCATAATTGATTTTACATGTCCGGTTGATCGAAGCAACAGATAAAACAAAATAGGCACTATTACATTAATGACCAAAATCTGCAATAAAACAAAGTATTTTTCCTGCGTACTGAAAAGATCTTCTTTACAGAACAAATAAAATAAAGTGGCATAAAGCGATATAAAAATCGGATGTAATATATAGGAGAAAAGTGGAAGTATTTTTTTCAAAACGAGGAAATTTATGGTGTAAAAACAAATATACTCAATAAATGTTTTCTGCCACGAATTACACGAGTTTTCACCAATTCATTTAACTATTAAAAAAATAATTTGTGAAAATTTGGGAAATTCGTGGCAAACCTTTTTTTAAATTTGAAAAAAAGATATTACCAAATGAGCCTAAACTTAAAAAGCCTGATTTCAGTACTTAACGCTAAATGTGAAGGTCTGGAAAATGATGTTTTCATTGATCATATTTCAATAGACAGCCGTTCTCTTCAAAACGGATCTCAAACCTTGTTTTTTGCTTTGACAGGAGTTAACAACGATGCTCATTTATTTATTCCTGATTTAATAGAAAAAGGAGTTCAGAATTTTGTTGTGCACTACATTCCAAAAGAATTGCCGGGAAAAGCTAATTTTCTTGTTGTCGAGAATACGCTTGATGCCTTACAGGAATTTGCCGCATATTATAGAAATCTTTTTCATTTTCCCATAATCGGATTGACAGGAAGTAACGGAAAAACCATTGTAAAAGAATGGCTTAATTTCTTGTTAAGCCCCGATTATAATATTATTAGAAGTCCTAAAAGCTATAACTCTCAAGTTGGTGTGCCACTTTCAGTAATTGCAATTAATGAAAAACACAATTTAGGGATTTTTGAAGCTGGAATTTCTACAGTTAATGAAATGGCAAAACTGGAGAAAATCATTAAGCCTAATATTGGTGTTTTAACCAATATTGGTTCTGCTCATGATGAAGGATTTTTAAATTTAGTACAAAAGATTGATGAAAAATTACTTTTGTTTAAAGACTGTCCAGTAATAATCTATCAAAAAACAGAAGTTGTAGATTCGTGTCTCACGCAGTTTGCGGCAGAATATATGATGCATCCGCGAAAACTTTTTTCATGGAGTTTTACAGATAAAAGTGCCGATGTTTTTATTTTAAAGAAAGAAAGTAAAAACGATCACACCAATATTCAGTATCAATATCAAAATGAAACTTTTGCTTTAGAAATTCCGTTTAGCGATTCGGCTTCTATAGAAAATGCGATTTCTTGCCTATTGGTTTTACTGCATTTCAAATACGATCAAACAACGATTCAAAACCGAATTGAGATGTTGTATCCCGTTAGAATGCGTTTGGAAGTGAAGAACGGAATTAACAATTGCAGTATAATTGATGATAGTTATAGTTCTGATTTTCAATCACTAAAAATTGCTTTGGACTTCTTGGAGAGTCAAACGAAAAAAAACGCCTCAAAAACAGTTATTTTATCAGACATTTTCCAAAGCGGTTTTTCGAATGAAGAATTGTATTCTAAAGTAGCACAGTTAATTGTGGATAATAAAATTAATCGTGTAATTGGTATTGGAGCAACTATTTCTTCTTTTGCAGCTAAATTTCCAAACAGCCAAATGTTTCAAAATACAGCTGCTTTTATACAATCTATTGAAAGTTTGAATTTTCAAAACGAAACAATCTTAATAAAAGGAGCAAGGTCTTTTGAGTTCGAAGAAATTGTTTCGCTATTGGAAGAGAAAACGCATGAAACAGTTCTTGAAATTAATCTGGATGCCATTAGTCATAACTTCAATTATTTTAAATCAAAACTGGCTCCAAATGTCAAAATGATGGTAATGGTAAAAGCTTTTGGTTATGGAAATGGCGGACTGGAAATCGCAAAATTATTAGAACATCATAAAGTAGATTATTTAGGTGTGGCTTTCGCCGATGAAGGAATATCATTGAAAAATGGCGGTATAAAATTGCCGATTATGGTTCTAAATCCGGAATCGACTAGTTTTCCATCAATCATACAATATCAATTAGAACCTGAAATTTACAGCATAAAAGGTTTAAATGCGTTTTTGAAAATCGCCCGGGAAAAGAAACTCAAAGATTTCCCAATTCACATTAAGATCGATACCGGAATGCATCGTTTAGGTTTTGAAGAAAATACAATTGAAGAATTGATTGAAACATTAAAAGGAAATTCAACCGTTCGGGTTCAAAGTATTCTTTCGCATTTAGCTACAAGCGATGATCCAAAACATTATGATTTTGTCAATAAACAAATTGCATTATTCGAGAAATTGTCTTCCCGATTAATGAACGAATTAAATATAAACCCAATTCGACATATTTTAAATACTTCCGGAATCAGTAATTTTCCGGATTCTCAATACAATATGGTACGTTTAGGAATCGGTTTGTACGGTGTTTCCAACGATCCGGCAGAACAAAAATATCTGGAAAACGTTGGGACTTTAAAATCAATTATTTCTCAGGTCCGCAATATTCCTGCAGGAGACAGCGTAGGTTATGGACGCCGATTTATGGCAAATAAAGAAACTAAAATTGCCACAATCCCGATTGGTTATGCAGACGGAATTTCCAGATTATGGGGAAATGAAGTTGGATTTGTAAACATAAAAAATCAAAAAGCACCCATTGTAGGTAGTGTTTGCATGGACATGCTGATGGTAAACGTTTCAGAAATTGACTGCAAAGAAGGTGATCCGGTAATTATTTTTGGCGAAAGCCCAACCGTTATTGAGATGGCAGAAGCTTTAAAAACAATTCCGTACGAGATTATGACCAGTATTTCGCAACGAGTAAAACGGGTATTTTTTAGATAATTTTAAGAAATTTCAAGAAAATTGCGTATTTTCGGGTTTCACTTATTATAAATATAAACAGATACGATATGGGATTTTTTTCAGAATTTAAGGAATTTGCAATGAAAGGCAACGTGGTTGACCTGGCTGTCGGGGTGATCATTGGAGCTGCTTTTGGTAAAATTGTCAGCTCATTTATTGAAGATGTAATTACGCCATTGTTGTTGAAACCGGCTTTAGATGCTGCGAATTTGTCGACAATTGAACAATTAACCGCTTTTGGAGGTGTAAAGTACGGATTGTTTCTATCGGCAGTAATTAACTTTATTATCGTTGCTTTTGTTTTATTCCTGATCATTAAAGCGATGAACCATGCTAAAAAGAAAGATGTTGCACCACCGCCTCCGGTCGGACCAACTCAGGAAGAATTATTGATACAGATCAGAGATTTATTGAAAAATAAATAAATATAATACCGCTACACTAAGTCTAATTTAACCGCCTTCTAAAGAGGCGGTTTTTTTACAAAATGTTTATTTTGTAACATTTTGTTATTTTTTGTGAATCACCTTGCAGAGACTTTTATTATACTTACTTTTGCCAAGTAAAATTTGATTATTGAATTATTTAAAAATATAAAAATGAGAATTGCAGTCGTTGGTGCTACCGGAATGGTTGGCGAAGTAATGCTTAAAGTTTTAGCGGAAAGAAATTTTCCTGTTACAGAATTAATCCCTGTTGCATCTGAAAGATCAGTAGGAAAAGAAATTGAATACAAAGGAACAAAATATAAAGTAGTTGGTTTACAGACAGCAGTAGATATGAAAGCAGATATTGCCGTTTTCTCTGCCGGAGGAGATACTTCTTTGGAATGGGCTCCAAAATTTGCTGCTGCAGGAACTACTGTAA is a window of Flavobacterium crocinum DNA encoding:
- a CDS encoding TonB-dependent receptor, which produces MKKFIIALILGFSGILSAQNSVSGTVTDNQNNPLPGVSVYAPEIHKGTTTDANGKYELNNLPNGSLRLAFTYVGYANQNKTIVKLLKQNTLDITLEESILEMDEVVVSTPFNKLQSQNVMKIEHESIKTLQQKGTSTLIEGLATIPGVSQISTGTSIGKPVIRGLSGNRVLVYSQGVRIENQQFGDEHGLGLNDAGIESVEVIKGPASLLYGSDALGGVLYFNPEKFADAGDFKANFSQKYFTNTQGSNSSIGLKTSTDNWKFLARGSYNTHSDYKIADGDRVTNSRYNETDFKTGIGYSNSTFSSVLRYNYNKLDIGIPEDGIAEQSSSKDTQFPRQGIFNHLLSLNNVIFFENSKLDVDLGYIANDRSEFEDSNEASLHMKLNTFNYNAKYHFPKLGKIETIVGVQGMHQTNKNSGEEYLIPDATTNDFGVFGTANYEWNNSVLQAGLRFDNRNVNSIAHGTEGEEGYFQALDRSFDSFNASLGYKTKLAEPLTLRLNVATGFRAPNLAELTSNGVHEGTNRYEIGNANLKTEQNVQTDLNLEYKNSHFEFFVNGFYNHVNNYIYTSPTGEVLEDNDVFAYVQDNAQLYGGEVGLHFHPHPLDWLHFETSFETVTGKKDNDDYLPLIPANNWNNTLRTEFNIKNWLSEGFASLNVSSTFSQDNVSGFETASKGYTLVNLGFGGTVKLGKTAFDINLNGNNLFDKKYIAHLSRLKTDGIPNIGRNIVLGVNFNL
- a CDS encoding porin family protein gives rise to the protein MRIIFSCLFLLTFFSSFAQEEVKPEVKPVIKIDSLYREDQFYFSVTYNMFTDIPIDFKQNKFSLGLSGGFLRDMPVNKSRTVAIAAGLGLSYQNYNQNLTISRDGQGAIIYGVNNSSEFVSNRYRQYSIDLPIEFRWRNSTYESTKFWRIYGGVKLSYIFSSTSLLDDGENNYKINNNKDINKFQYGPYLAAGYNTWNVYLYYGLSPLFNSATTLSGEKINMKTLNAGLIFYIL
- a CDS encoding bifunctional UDP-N-acetylmuramoyl-tripeptide:D-alanyl-D-alanine ligase/alanine racemase, with the protein product MSLNLKSLISVLNAKCEGLENDVFIDHISIDSRSLQNGSQTLFFALTGVNNDAHLFIPDLIEKGVQNFVVHYIPKELPGKANFLVVENTLDALQEFAAYYRNLFHFPIIGLTGSNGKTIVKEWLNFLLSPDYNIIRSPKSYNSQVGVPLSVIAINEKHNLGIFEAGISTVNEMAKLEKIIKPNIGVLTNIGSAHDEGFLNLVQKIDEKLLLFKDCPVIIYQKTEVVDSCLTQFAAEYMMHPRKLFSWSFTDKSADVFILKKESKNDHTNIQYQYQNETFALEIPFSDSASIENAISCLLVLLHFKYDQTTIQNRIEMLYPVRMRLEVKNGINNCSIIDDSYSSDFQSLKIALDFLESQTKKNASKTVILSDIFQSGFSNEELYSKVAQLIVDNKINRVIGIGATISSFAAKFPNSQMFQNTAAFIQSIESLNFQNETILIKGARSFEFEEIVSLLEEKTHETVLEINLDAISHNFNYFKSKLAPNVKMMVMVKAFGYGNGGLEIAKLLEHHKVDYLGVAFADEGISLKNGGIKLPIMVLNPESTSFPSIIQYQLEPEIYSIKGLNAFLKIAREKKLKDFPIHIKIDTGMHRLGFEENTIEELIETLKGNSTVRVQSILSHLATSDDPKHYDFVNKQIALFEKLSSRLMNELNINPIRHILNTSGISNFPDSQYNMVRLGIGLYGVSNDPAEQKYLENVGTLKSIISQVRNIPAGDSVGYGRRFMANKETKIATIPIGYADGISRLWGNEVGFVNIKNQKAPIVGSVCMDMLMVNVSEIDCKEGDPVIIFGESPTVIEMAEALKTIPYEIMTSISQRVKRVFFR
- the mscL gene encoding large conductance mechanosensitive channel protein MscL, with amino-acid sequence MGFFSEFKEFAMKGNVVDLAVGVIIGAAFGKIVSSFIEDVITPLLLKPALDAANLSTIEQLTAFGGVKYGLFLSAVINFIIVAFVLFLIIKAMNHAKKKDVAPPPPVGPTQEELLIQIRDLLKNK